The Actinomycetes bacterium genome has a window encoding:
- a CDS encoding TusE/DsrC/DsvC family sulfur relay protein, which translates to MPVTTMNGREIHVDDEGFLTAYDEWDEDLGKVLAANIGIDMTDEHWKVIKFLRDDFKVTGETATTRRVQSVGGFSTKDQFTLFPKKPAKKMSYIAGLPKPHGCV; encoded by the coding sequence ATGCCCGTGACCACGATGAACGGCCGGGAGATCCACGTCGACGACGAGGGCTTCCTCACCGCGTACGACGAGTGGGACGAGGATCTCGGCAAGGTCCTCGCCGCCAACATCGGCATCGACATGACCGACGAGCACTGGAAGGTCATCAAGTTCCTGCGCGATGACTTCAAGGTGACCGGCGAAACCGCAACCACCCGCCGAGTGCAGTCCGTCGGGGGCTTCTCCACCAAGGACCAGTTCACGCTGTTCCCGAAGAAGCCCGCCAAGAAGATGTCTTACATCGCCGGGCTGCCCAAGCCGCACGGCTGCGTCTGA